GGGTAACGACACAAAAATTTATGTATACTCCGCGGGGTATTTTTGAGCTTAAATATTTTTTTGGCAGCCATGTCGCCACGGATACAGGAGGAGCCTGTTCGGCTACGGCTATTCGTGCGCTGATCAAGCAATTGGTACAGGAAGAAAATCCAAGAAAGCCACTGAGCGATAATAAAATTGCAAGTATTCTTGAGCAACAAGGCATAGTCGTTGCGCGTCGAACCATAGCGAAGTACCGGGAATCATTGCAGATTCCGGCGGCCAATCTTCGCAAGTCTTTTTAATCAAATTAGAGGAAGGATAATGAACTTAAAACTTACCGGTAACCATGTTGAGATTACTGATGCCATGCGTGATTATGTCACTTCAAAGATCAGTAAAATTACACGTCATTTTGATCATGTGATCGATGTCAGTGTCATTTTATCGGTTGAGAAGCTCAAACAGAAAGCGGAAGCGAATGTTCATATACGCGGTAAGGATATTTTTGTCGAAACCGACAGTGAAGACATGTATGCATCGATCGACAGTCTGGTAGACAAATTGGACCGGCAAATCCTCAAACATAAGGAAAAAAATCTTGAGCGGCGTAATCACGGCTCGTTGAAAGATCAAGACCTGGAGCAATAATAGTTGTGGCATCATGCTTTACGCATGATGAGCATCATCATTCCAATGAAATCATTCCATTTTTCATGAATCAAATTTCGCAACTGCTGCCCATGACAAACGTCATTGTCGATCTTGATGTCGGCAGCAAAAAACGTGTTTTTGAACAAGCCGGCTTGTTATTTGAAAATACGAATCAGATTGCGCGCAGCCAGGTTTTTGACAGCTTGTTTGCACGCGAGAAACTGGGTTCAACCGGCTTAGGGCAAGGTGTCGCTATTCCGCATGGCCGGATTAAAGGGTTGCGCGAAGCAATCGCGGCGCTGGTGACGATGAAAGAAGCGATCCCGTTCGATGCACCTGACGGTCAACCGGTTAATATTGCCTGTATTTTGTTAGTTCCGGAAAAGGCCACTGACAAGCACTTGCAGATTTTGAGCGAGCTGGCGCAAATGTTCAGCGATAAGCAATTTCGAGATAGCATCCTGAAATGCAAGGATGCCGCGCAGATCCATAAGCTGATTACGGACTGGGAACCCAATGTCACGAATTAGTATTGCACAGCTGTTCGAGGATAAGAAAGACAAACTCAAACTGACCTGGATCACCGGGCAGGCCGGCGCCGATATCGAGCTCAGCGACGAGGAAATAGCGCAATCTGGCCAGGGCATGATCGGTCATTTGAATTTCATCCATCCGGATTGGATTCAGGTGATCAGCAGCGATGAAATTCATTATTTGAACAAACTGGACGCGGCTGCGTTGGAAAAAAAGATCAATCAGCTGACGCAGATTAATCTGGCTTGCATCATCGTCGCGGACAATGCCGAAGTGCCGCCGCCGATCTTCAACATGGCCAGTGCAAATAATATTCCCTTGCTGCATTCACCCTATCCCGGCCTGGAAGTGATCTGGCTGATCCGTACTTATCTGAGCACCGCGTTGGCACCCTCTTGCAGCTTGCATGGCGTGCTGCTGGACGTGCTCGGCATGGGGGTGATGATAACCGGCGAAAGCGGGGTCGGTAAAAGTGAATTGGCGCTGGAATTGATCAGCCGCGGTCACGGTTTGGTTGCCGATGACGTGGTGGAATTGCGGCGCATTGCACCGGAAACTCTGGAAGGCCGCTGTCCGCCGATGCTGCGGGATTATCTGGAAGTGCGCGGTCTGGGTATGCTGAATATCCGTACCATTTTTGGCGAAACGGCAGTGCGGCGGCGTAAGAATATGAAATTGATCGTGCACTTGCAAAATAGCGGAGGATCCAGCTCGGGTGCTCTGGAGCGCTTGCCGATCAGTGATCTCACCGAGAACATCATGAATGTCGATATCCGCAAGGTTGTGATTCCCGTGGCGGCCGGGCGTAATCTGGCTGTTCTAGTGGAAGCGGCGGTGCGCAATTATGTATTGCAATTACGCGGAATCGATGGCACAAAGGAATTTATCGAACGCCACGAGCGTGAGATGAATAACCAATCGGTCGATAAGAATTAATACTCATACAGATATTCTTCTCCTTCGTTTTTTGCAGTCTTTCCGAGAACAAACACCCAGATCTATACGGTTTATATGAACCATCCGCAAACGATTACTTTGGCTTTCACCGGCGCATCCGGCATGCCGTACGGTATTCGTTTGCTGGAAATGCTGTTGCAGCAAGATAAGCAGGTTTACTTGCTGTATTCAAAAGTGGCGCAAGTGGTGGCGCAACAGGAAATGAGTCTAGCGCTGCCTTCCAGCGCCAAGGAAGCGGAAACCTTCTTTAACCGTCACTATCGTCTGCCGGACGGGCAACTGCGGGTATTCGGGCGCGAGGAGTGGTTTGCACCGGTTGCTTCCGGCTCCAACCCGGCCGATGCGATGGTGATTTGTCCCTGTACCATGGGAACCTTAGCTGCGGTAGCTGCAGGCATGAGTCAAAATCTGATCGAACGTGCCGCCGATGTTACATTAAAGGAAAACCGGCCGCTTATCATCGTGCCGCGGGAAATGCCGTTCTCGGTCATTCATCTGGAAAATATGCTCAAACTGGCGCGTAGCGGCACCGTCATTTTGCCGGCTAACCCGGGTTTTTATCATCATCCGCAAACAGTGCAGGATTTGGTGGATTTTGTTGTGGCGCGTATCCTCGATCATTTGGGTGTCAAACATAATCTAATTGCCCGCTGGGGTGAGGAAAGCTAAAACGTGCTTTTTTACGCCGTGCTAGCCGGAAGTATTTTGCAGCACTGAAACTGGTGTGAGCTGATGATCCTTGGTGCGAAAAATCCCCGCCTCGGTTACCACATAATGCATCGAGATGTCGTGTGCTTGGGGATAAACGCTGTCGAGCCGCTGTAGTTCGAATGCCACGCCGATGGTAAGCGGTTGATGCTCGTAAGTTGCCAAGGTGCGGTCGAAGTAGCCGCTGCCGTAACCCAACCGGTAACCGTGCCGGTCAAACCCGACCATCGGGATTATCACCGCATCCAGCCGGACAATCCGCGTTTCCAACGGTACTGCAATGCCGTAAGCGCCGCTTTTAACCGGCGTGTCCGGCGACCATTCCCGGAAACATAGCGGTTCATCCTTACCCGTTACTTCCGGTAGCGCCAGCGTTGCGCCGTGCTGCAAGAAATATTCAGCGATAGACCGTGGATCGTATTCACCGCGGAACGGCCAGTAAATGCCGATGGTCATGTGCTGCGGCTGCGGGAGACCTTGTTTGAGGAAACCGGTGATCGCCCGACTCCATAACTGATGATGTTCCGCCGGTACGGCTTCGCGGGCGGCAATCAGTTGTTTGCGCAAATTTTTCTTCCACTCCGGCAAGTTATCCATGATTCTTAACTTGAATATCCGCGATCAGGTTATCAGACAAGAAGTTTTGTTTTAATAGTTTTCTGACCGGTGCCGGAATGCCATGTTCAAGCGCATCAGCCGGGTTGATCCAGATCGATTCCGGTTCCGTCATGCGGGAATCTGAGACGACATGCAACAAGCGCGGATGAATACGAAGCTTGAAGTGAGTGAACTGATGATCCAACGCAGGTAGTTCGAGTGGTTGTTCAACCCGGATTCCCAACTGGTGCTGACAGTAATCAGCGGCATCGATGCCGGTTGCGATTTCCGGGGGACACCATAACGCTCCCCAGATACCCGAAGCTGCTCTTTTCTGCAGCAGCAATTTCTGTTGTTGTAGTAGCAGTAAAAATACGATTTCTTTTTGCGGCAGCACTTTGCGGGGTTTTGCGGTTGGTAACTGATCGATACACTGTTCTTGAAATGCGACGCACTGCGATTGCAATGGGCAAGATTCGCAACGCGGGGTGTGGCGCGTGCAGACTGTGGCGCCCAGATCCATTAGGGCTTGGGTATAAGTTTCGATCGCGCCATGAGAGTGGTCAACGGGCAGAGACTCTTCGGCTTTTTTCCATAACAAGTTCTGAACTTTCATTTCTCCGGGATAGCCGCGGATAGCAAAAAAACGTGCGAATATTCGCTTCACATTACCGTCCAGAATCGCATCACGCTGACCGAAAGCAAAAACAGCAATAGCGGCAGCGGTCGATCGACCGATTCCGGGCAGTTGCTGAATAATTTCTCGTGTATCAGGAAATTGTCCGTGATGGTTTCGCACAATTTTTTGAGCAGTCAAATGCAGATTGCGGGCGCGGGAGTAGTAACCAAGGCCGCTCCATAAAGCCAATACATCATCCAGCGGCGCTTGCGCCAGACTTGCAATGGTTGGGAATGCTTGTATAAACCGGGTGTAATAGGGGATGGCTGTATTGACCTGTGTTTGTTGCAACATGATTTCAGATAACCAAACGGCATAGGGATCCCTGCTTTGTTGCCACGGCAAATGGTGGCGGCCATGATCGCGATGCCAATGAATTAGCCGGGATGCTATAAACGACATGGTAATGTTGCTTGGGGATTCAAATATGCCGGGATGAATTAGTGGAAAAACGGCTATCAGCGCTGTATCGTGATGACTGCTTGGCAGGATTTACGGGAAAATGACTTCGCTGAATTTGGCATTGGGTGTCAGAACTTCCATTTTAGCGAGCCGGGTTAATTCAACCTGTTGCCGCGAATCGCCATCGATCACCAAGCATTCGTTTTTCTCGGGTGAACTGACAATATCAATGGCTTTTCCTTCGATTATCTGATTATTTTTCAAGATGAGCCTCAGCCGGTAGCCGTACATGCAAGCAACTTCCACGAAGTCATGGAGATCGCACGAAATAGCATCTTGAGTCATAGCCGTTAATCCTTTTATTGATGATATGAAGGCATAATATACACGACTAAAAGCTGCGAGACCAAATTATGGAAATTCTAAAAACATTGGGCTTATTCGTTGTTACTGCACTCGCCGAGATAATCGGGTGTTATTTGCCGTATCTCTATTTGAAAGAAGGTAAACCTTTCTGGCTGCTTTTTCCCGCTGTGATCAGTCTGGTGATATTTGTTTGGTTGTTGACGCTACACCCGCAAGCGGCTGGCCGGGTTTATGCCGCGTATGGCGGCGTTTATATCTGTGTGGCACTGATATGGTTGTGGGCGATCGATGGTGTTCGTCCGGCAACGGCTGACTGGATTGGGGTAGGTTTTTGTTTGACCGGAGCGATCGTTATTATGTATGGAAGGCAGCTTGACCGGTATTTATAGCGAAACCAAGTTGCGTTTTCCGGTATTGCAAGTTGTTTCCTGATGGGTTATTTGACTTTTCTCATCTGCTCCTGCTTGATGATATAGCGTTGGATCATTGCTTCCATGCTGGCCGCCAGTTCAATAAACTGACACCCTGCGCGCATGCAGTTTTGTCCGTTGCGCAAAGTGATTTCATAGGTGTTCTTTACCTGAATGCTGACAGTGATAGTGCCAATATCCGGAAGAGCGATTTTGCAGTCACTATAGACCATACCGGGATCAAAATTAATAATCGGGTGCTGGTCGATCACGGCAATTCCGCCGCAACTGATATCGAGTAATGCCACTTCAGCTTTGGTGGCTGGGTCTTTTCCAGGTATTGGAATGACGCACTTTAGCGGCTTGACGATTGGAGTGGTAATGCGGAAATGGTTTCTTCTTTGTATCCGCAGGAGCGACTCGGGGATGTTTACCGCAAAAGCGTCCCGGCCTTGGTACTGAATTTTCCTGATTTGATTGCAGACAAATTCGATTTTTACTCTATTTTGTGTGGTTACAAAGACAAGTTCTTTGCAATGCAGTGCTTTCTGGCAGTGTTTATCATTGGCTCCATAATCAATCATCATTTCTCTTTTATCAGTATCGATGGCGATTATGGATGTCAGAATAAAATCGCTGGCATAATCAGGATAGAGGGTGATTAATGAGTTGGTTTGCATAATCCCGCGAAGAATGAAAAGAATATCGATTTCGGAGTGGATGCGGAAATTTTCACCGGTTTCTTCGTGAGAGAATTGAGTCGGCGCTAAAATGCTAATAGCTTCGGTGATCTGATCAGGTGTTTGTAACATTATTGATTCTCCAGAATTTTCTGTGTAATTCTTTTATCAAGGTCATTTCTTGTAGCCAAGGACGTTTTTCCTTGTTCCAATCTGTAAAGCCACGCTAATAATTCTGCTACTGCCACATAAAGCTGCGGTGGAATGCGATCATCAAGATCGACTTGCATCAGTAATGCAACCAGCTCACTGGATTCGTGAACATAGACTCCCGCTTCTTTAGCGCGTTTGATAATTTCTTGAGCGATTACGCCACGGCCTTTGGCAACTACTTTGGGTGCGATTTGTCCTTCACGGTAAGCGAGTGCAACGGCAGTCAGATAGGATTCATTTGCTGTCATCATGCTTGACTTCTACTATTTGGATATTTAATCCGGCAGATTGCATACCACTGGTCAGTGGCAATTGATTACTCTTGAGTAAACGGGCGGTTTCTAATTGTGCAGCGTTCAGTTGAATGCTAATGCCACTTGCATTCAGCGCGATGGTTGCGGCGATGTCGCCAAGTTCCGGCATTGATAAACGAAACTGTGTGCGCCACTGAGCGGCCTGATCAGAGCCATTTTCCCTAGTTGCATTATCTTGGGATTCCTCGTAAATATCCCATTCCATCGGCTGTCCCGGCCACGCGTCGCCACGCCAGAGCAAATGTCCTGTTTCCAAAGTGGTTAGCTGTTGCTGCACTAACGGGATTGTCTGTGCATGTACAGGCATTTCCGAGGTTAGTGAGGCCGTTGCGGCAGCTTTGACAGTTGATAAGTCAGCTGTTACCAGCATTAGCTTTCCTTGCGGTTCTTGTTGCAAATTTTCAAGTGTATTTTCTCCGTGAATCCATTGCGACTGATGCGATTCATAGAATAAACCACTTTGAACAATTGCTTTTTGTAATAAACCGGGTAAATCAGTGCTATTTGTTGGCGCACTCGTTAATATCGGATTCGGACTGGTGAGTGAGTGAGCGGTTGAAGTATTCGCTGTGTTTCCTGATGTGTATTTTAAAACATCTTGCATCAAAGCACCCAAGAAACGGCCGGCGGTACTGATGGATGTATTGTTTACTTCGTTATCTGAGGGTGCATCGCTCAAAGTCAAAAACTCCGGCTTCGGCTCATTTGAAATAAAAACAAGCTCCAGTTTGTTACCCGGTTGAAAATTTTCAGGCAAGCGCATTTGTATTGACTTGCCTGCAACTGACACTTGTGAATCGCCATTCAATAAGCGGGCTTCAACCAGTGCTTGATACTTCTGGCCTTGTATGAACTCTGTAGAAGAAGTTTGTGAATCGAGTATTGCTGTTACCGGTGAAACGGGTGCGGTTGGTTTTATCTGAGTTGAAATTGCGGCTACATCTGTTTTGATTATGGTTGGAATCACGGCAGCTCATCTTCGCGCTAAATAATGACTTAGAAAAAGTGTGAGCACATTGCTTTGTTTCTAAAGAATATTTATAGATTGTTAATCGGTTGATAAGCGAGATGAAGATCGCGTTTGCGGCTATTAGCGTTGAGCATATCTTGCAACTTCATCATCCATGGTTCAGTAATCGCTCTGATTTGTGCGTCGTCTGCCAATATTTGATGGATAATTTTTACTTTCTTTTGCAAGAACTCTTTGTCCAATATAGGTTCCTGATCGTTTTTAATAAGTATTTCAGTTAATTGCTTGCATTCCTGTTCCAGCTGTATCAATTGATCCCATTCGTTATTTTGAGCCGCCGCAAGCATTTTACCGGTAGTTGCTAAAATAGCATTGTATGTTTTCAGCGTTTGTACACTATCCATTTATCTTGGTACCCTTATTGTTATTACAGAATTATCAGCTAGATTGCGATTGCCTTTATTGCAGTTTGTGTTTCACTCGTTTTACCGATTTCTTTCCAGGCACTATGCAGTTCGGATAGCAATTTGCTGACTTCATTAATAATTTCAAGATTATTCTGAATATTGGCAACCAAAAGCCGGTATGCCATGTAATCATAGAGAGCTTGAAGTTTAACCGCCAGGTCACCGCCCGCATTCATATCCAAGCTTGCTTTCAGACCATGATCAATAATCATAATAGCTTTAGAGATCATTTGACCTTTCTCGGCGATTTCATTGTGTTGCATGTGCATTCTGGCTTTTGCCAAAGCCTCTTGCGTGCCTTCAAACAACATTAAGATTAGTTTGTGTGGATCGGCTGATTCAATACCTGTTTCCACTCCAATGCGCTGATAAGCGGATATTGCACTATTCATGGTTGTATACATTCTGTACTCCTTTTATTTTGTGGAGAGTCTATTGACGAGATTGGTTGTTAGCTACTTGTTGTTGGTAATCTGGATAATTGTTGCTGTAAGAAATTACTGGTTTGTGTCATGCTGGCAATCGTTGTGTCTAATGCGGTAAATTGAGCTCGTATTCGTTTTTCTGTATCGGCAAGCCGTTGATTCAAAGCATCCCGCTGAGATCCTATATCTTTGATCGTTGAGTTTATACCATCAATGCGGCTATCAATTAGGCGACCATTTAACATCTCGCCTACTAATTTATTCAATTTGGCTGCAAAACCATGCGCAAAATCTATTTCGCCTCTGGCACCTGTACTGCCTCCAGTTACCTTGATAACGAGTCCGCTACTGTCAGCGGCACCGGTTAACGTTTGACCGGAACCAGTTGCAGTAACGCCATTAATTGTGCCTGCTACGTCTACTCCTGCGGTTTCAGCAGGTGTGCCAAATAAATCCGATTTACCATTTCCACCGGTGATCGATACGGTTGAGGCAGAGCCATAACGATTTGAGACAACGGCTAGTTTTCCAGAAGATTCGCTCACTGTAACTTTTATGCCAGCAGAAGATAGTGCCGAAGCGCCGTTAATCTTCGATTGAATTTCAGCGGCTAGAGATGCTGCTGTATAGGTGCCAGCCGCCAGTGTTATATTTGCGCTTACACCATCGACAGAAAGATTTAATGAATTATTGACTTCGGCATTGATCGTCAATGCAGCTGCTGTATCGCCTAAGGCACTGCCTTGTGTTGCAATACGGCTGACGTTCAATGAATACTTGCCATTGACTGTATCCGATTTGGCACTGGTAAATGACACGAGACTATCACTTGTTTTTCCAACAGAGGAAAATAATGTTGAAATATCCTTGGTCGGATCGCTCAGTGCTTTCGATAGCTTAGTGGAGTCAAATTGCAGTGTCCCGTCCGATTGGAACGAGATACCTACTTCCGATAGTAAGCTTAAACCTCCACCAGCTGTAGTCAACGGATCGGAGATTGCATTACGTATTCGGGTTTGAATTGACCGAACGGTTGAATCTCCGGTTAGGATGGATGCTTGCTTAGTTCCCGCATCATATTTTGAAAGACCAACAATAGTTTTATTGAGATCATTAAAAGCTTTTACAAATGATGACACAGCGTTCTGAATGCCAGCAGTGTCACGCGACAAGTTTAAGGTTGATGTGGTGCCAGGGTTTGCTTTTAATAAATTTAACGTGACGCCCTCAATAGCATCTGTGATATTGTTTGATGCCTTGCTGATTGAGATGCCGTCGATAACTAATGTAGCATTGCTAGCGGCTACAGTTTGAGTCAAATTGGTCGTGCCCCCCGTCGATCCATCATAAACAAGCTGGGAAAGCCCTGCGTTATCGGTATTATTTCCATCAGTGTCAGTTGCGGTTATTTTTAGCGCGTTACTCAAACCAGTGTCTTGAGAAGCAATTACTAAACGGTTACCTGTGCCATCATTGACTATGCTGGCAGATACGCCCGCATTGGCTTGGTTGATTGCGTCACGGATACCGGAAAGCGATGAATTACCTGAGGAAATGGTAATCGACTGTGCCGCTTTATCTGGGTTTAGTGTGAACGTGCCGCCGCTATATGTGCCAAATTGTATAGTCAAGGTACCGCTACCAACTGCAGAACTTGTGGTTGCGAAAACGGTGGATTTGAGTTTGTGTGACTGTGCAAGTGTTTGTATTTCTATGGAATGGCTTCCTGTTACTGCGGACGATGTTGCGCTTGCATTTGCTAATGAGGTATCAGAAAAACCGGCCGTTATGGCGGTAAATTTTGCCGGATCAGATAATGCGGCTAAATTGCTCTGAAATGAGGATAATGCTCCTTTTAAAGTGCCAAAAGCAGTCAACCGGGTTTGCTGTTTAGCTTCTTTAGCGTCAAGAGCTGTCAGAGGCTGACTTTCAGCCTTCATTAGTTGGGTGACTAAACCATTGACATCTAAACCTGATCCAATTCCTGGAGACGAAAGCATTTTTAAGCTCTATCCAAAATGATTGTTGTTATGCTTTTCCGTTAAATAACAATCCTTGAACTTTGTCCAACGTTCGGGCTATTTCGACAGCTTCTTCGGATGGAATTTGACGGATAACTTCTTCGGTGTGTACATCCATTACTTTGATAATTGTTTTCCCAGTATCTTCGTCAATCGAGAAACGCAAGTTGTGTGCCAAGTTGTCCACAGTGCCTTGAATCTTTTGAACAGCTTGCTTAACTTGATCTTCGGATTTTGCGCTATTTACTTGAGAATCAATAGTTGAAACTGGTAATGCTGTTGCATCCACATTGGTTATGGATGATTTTCGAGGCATCGATAAAGATGGCGAAGATGGTAGAAGTGCACCGGTAGCATTTAATTGATTGATAGTCATTTTGTAACTCCTTAAAGTTGACAGAAACGCGGAGAGGTCAATTGGATTCCGCGTTTCTGTCAGCTTTATTTAATACGAAGTATCATCTGTCACGATTTGTTTAACGTAAAAGTGATAGAACGTTATTGGGTAGTGAATTTGCTTGCGCAAGAATCGCTACACCGGCTTGTTGCAGAATTTGCC
The nucleotide sequence above comes from Gammaproteobacteria bacterium. Encoded proteins:
- the raiA gene encoding ribosome-associated translation inhibitor RaiA, which produces MNLKLTGNHVEITDAMRDYVTSKISKITRHFDHVIDVSVILSVEKLKQKAEANVHIRGKDIFVETDSEDMYASIDSLVDKLDRQILKHKEKNLERRNHGSLKDQDLEQ
- a CDS encoding PTS sugar transporter subunit IIA; amino-acid sequence: MNQISQLLPMTNVIVDLDVGSKKRVFEQAGLLFENTNQIARSQVFDSLFAREKLGSTGLGQGVAIPHGRIKGLREAIAALVTMKEAIPFDAPDGQPVNIACILLVPEKATDKHLQILSELAQMFSDKQFRDSILKCKDAAQIHKLITDWEPNVTN
- a CDS encoding HPr kinase/phosphorylase gives rise to the protein MSRISIAQLFEDKKDKLKLTWITGQAGADIELSDEEIAQSGQGMIGHLNFIHPDWIQVISSDEIHYLNKLDAAALEKKINQLTQINLACIIVADNAEVPPPIFNMASANNIPLLHSPYPGLEVIWLIRTYLSTALAPSCSLHGVLLDVLGMGVMITGESGVGKSELALELISRGHGLVADDVVELRRIAPETLEGRCPPMLRDYLEVRGLGMLNIRTIFGETAVRRRKNMKLIVHLQNSGGSSSGALERLPISDLTENIMNVDIRKVVIPVAAGRNLAVLVEAAVRNYVLQLRGIDGTKEFIERHEREMNNQSVDKN
- a CDS encoding UbiX family flavin prenyltransferase; amino-acid sequence: MNHPQTITLAFTGASGMPYGIRLLEMLLQQDKQVYLLYSKVAQVVAQQEMSLALPSSAKEAETFFNRHYRLPDGQLRVFGREEWFAPVASGSNPADAMVICPCTMGTLAAVAAGMSQNLIERAADVTLKENRPLIIVPREMPFSVIHLENMLKLARSGTVILPANPGFYHHPQTVQDLVDFVVARILDHLGVKHNLIARWGEES
- a CDS encoding 5-formyltetrahydrofolate cyclo-ligase is translated as MDNLPEWKKNLRKQLIAAREAVPAEHHQLWSRAITGFLKQGLPQPQHMTIGIYWPFRGEYDPRSIAEYFLQHGATLALPEVTGKDEPLCFREWSPDTPVKSGAYGIAVPLETRIVRLDAVIIPMVGFDRHGYRLGYGSGYFDRTLATYEHQPLTIGVAFELQRLDSVYPQAHDISMHYVVTEAGIFRTKDHQLTPVSVLQNTSG
- the mutY gene encoding A/G-specific adenine glycosylase; amino-acid sequence: MSFIASRLIHWHRDHGRHHLPWQQSRDPYAVWLSEIMLQQTQVNTAIPYYTRFIQAFPTIASLAQAPLDDVLALWSGLGYYSRARNLHLTAQKIVRNHHGQFPDTREIIQQLPGIGRSTAAAIAVFAFGQRDAILDGNVKRIFARFFAIRGYPGEMKVQNLLWKKAEESLPVDHSHGAIETYTQALMDLGATVCTRHTPRCESCPLQSQCVAFQEQCIDQLPTAKPRKVLPQKEIVFLLLLQQQKLLLQKRAASGIWGALWCPPEIATGIDAADYCQHQLGIRVEQPLELPALDHQFTHFKLRIHPRLLHVVSDSRMTEPESIWINPADALEHGIPAPVRKLLKQNFLSDNLIADIQVKNHG
- a CDS encoding Rho-binding antiterminator yields the protein MTQDAISCDLHDFVEVACMYGYRLRLILKNNQIIEGKAIDIVSSPEKNECLVIDGDSRQQVELTRLAKMEVLTPNAKFSEVIFP
- a CDS encoding YnfA family protein, giving the protein MEILKTLGLFVVTALAEIIGCYLPYLYLKEGKPFWLLFPAVISLVIFVWLLTLHPQAAGRVYAAYGGVYICVALIWLWAIDGVRPATADWIGVGFCLTGAIVIMYGRQLDRYL
- a CDS encoding flagellar brake protein, translated to MLQTPDQITEAISILAPTQFSHEETGENFRIHSEIDILFILRGIMQTNSLITLYPDYASDFILTSIIAIDTDKREMMIDYGANDKHCQKALHCKELVFVTTQNRVKIEFVCNQIRKIQYQGRDAFAVNIPESLLRIQRRNHFRITTPIVKPLKCVIPIPGKDPATKAEVALLDISCGGIAVIDQHPIINFDPGMVYSDCKIALPDIGTITVSIQVKNTYEITLRNGQNCMRAGCQFIELAASMEAMIQRYIIKQEQMRKVK
- a CDS encoding EscU/YscU/HrcU family type III secretion system export apparatus switch protein, whose protein sequence is MTANESYLTAVALAYREGQIAPKVVAKGRGVIAQEIIKRAKEAGVYVHESSELVALLMQVDLDDRIPPQLYVAVAELLAWLYRLEQGKTSLATRNDLDKRITQKILENQ
- a CDS encoding flagellar hook-length control protein FliK, which codes for MIPTIIKTDVAAISTQIKPTAPVSPVTAILDSQTSSTEFIQGQKYQALVEARLLNGDSQVSVAGKSIQMRLPENFQPGNKLELVFISNEPKPEFLTLSDAPSDNEVNNTSISTAGRFLGALMQDVLKYTSGNTANTSTAHSLTSPNPILTSAPTNSTDLPGLLQKAIVQSGLFYESHQSQWIHGENTLENLQQEPQGKLMLVTADLSTVKAAATASLTSEMPVHAQTIPLVQQQLTTLETGHLLWRGDAWPGQPMEWDIYEESQDNATRENGSDQAAQWRTQFRLSMPELGDIAATIALNASGISIQLNAAQLETARLLKSNQLPLTSGMQSAGLNIQIVEVKHDDSK
- a CDS encoding flagellar protein FliT translates to MDSVQTLKTYNAILATTGKMLAAAQNNEWDQLIQLEQECKQLTEILIKNDQEPILDKEFLQKKVKIIHQILADDAQIRAITEPWMMKLQDMLNANSRKRDLHLAYQPINNL
- the fliS gene encoding flagellar export chaperone FliS, with amino-acid sequence MYTTMNSAISAYQRIGVETGIESADPHKLILMLFEGTQEALAKARMHMQHNEIAEKGQMISKAIMIIDHGLKASLDMNAGGDLAVKLQALYDYMAYRLLVANIQNNLEIINEVSKLLSELHSAWKEIGKTSETQTAIKAIAI
- the fliD gene encoding flagellar filament capping protein FliD gives rise to the protein MLSSPGIGSGLDVNGLVTQLMKAESQPLTALDAKEAKQQTRLTAFGTLKGALSSFQSNLAALSDPAKFTAITAGFSDTSLANASATSSAVTGSHSIEIQTLAQSHKLKSTVFATTSSAVGSGTLTIQFGTYSGGTFTLNPDKAAQSITISSGNSSLSGIRDAINQANAGVSASIVNDGTGNRLVIASQDTGLSNALKITATDTDGNNTDNAGLSQLVYDGSTGGTTNLTQTVAASNATLVIDGISISKASNNITDAIEGVTLNLLKANPGTTSTLNLSRDTAGIQNAVSSFVKAFNDLNKTIVGLSKYDAGTKQASILTGDSTVRSIQTRIRNAISDPLTTAGGGLSLLSEVGISFQSDGTLQFDSTKLSKALSDPTKDISTLFSSVGKTSDSLVSFTSAKSDTVNGKYSLNVSRIATQGSALGDTAAALTINAEVNNSLNLSVDGVSANITLAAGTYTAASLAAEIQSKINGASALSSAGIKVTVSESSGKLAVVSNRYGSASTVSITGGNGKSDLFGTPAETAGVDVAGTINGVTATGSGQTLTGAADSSGLVIKVTGGSTGARGEIDFAHGFAAKLNKLVGEMLNGRLIDSRIDGINSTIKDIGSQRDALNQRLADTEKRIRAQFTALDTTIASMTQTSNFLQQQLSRLPTTSS
- a CDS encoding flagellar protein FlaG; protein product: MTINQLNATGALLPSSPSLSMPRKSSITNVDATALPVSTIDSQVNSAKSEDQVKQAVQKIQGTVDNLAHNLRFSIDEDTGKTIIKVMDVHTEEVIRQIPSEEAVEIARTLDKVQGLLFNGKA